AGGAAACAAAATGGTATCAAAATATAGTTTCAAGGGTAAAATGAAGTAAACTTCGAGTTTTTAAGAGTAAAATTGAGACTTTTAAATTATTAAGAGTAAGGTGATATTAAAGCCGTCGAGTTACAGGGGACTTCTCAAAAAAAATAAGCCCCGAAGAAACACTACATTGTCTTGCACACATGTCATAAGTAAAGAATATATGCACGGAACTTATTTATTAGTAGCGAAAATGACATTGGATTTCAAAGAAACTGAGGATAATAGCAAGAGTCTTGACTTTTTAGGATGTTTTGAGTTTTCGTATCCCAGCCCATAAGTAAcatgatttttaaataatttttaccgtttgaatttttaaaattagtCTTCACCGTTTTGTAGTTTCGGATTATTAGAAAAAAGGATAAATTTTAAAGGATTAATACGATTAATCATCGATTTTGTCTAAATTTAACCATTTATTGTTAGGTGTTGAATTTTTCACAAGAGATCTCAATAATGCTAGTAGTAAAAACTCTTatatattaattgtatattattttatcaTGCCCGACATGAGATCTTATTTTCCAACGAAAAAATGGGTTAATATCATAGGTTAAGAAGAATACAATATTgaaaatatacaacaaataccattttcaaaaggaaagaaaaattaTGGATCGGTCACACTCACATCAATTTGTTTTCTCTTTCTACTtgtacatgaaaaaaaaataaaaaaataaaaaaattctaaaaaaaaaatggagaagaaatTAGTGGTGTATTGAGTGCCCACATGATTGGTGTGTGCAAGTGTCCCCACAGACACCACCAGAGCCTAAAATACAGCTTTTTTCTCTGCATCGCCTTTGTTTTCCCTTTTTACCTTTTGCAGCGAGAAAAGATAGTTTTAAAAGGAAGCTCAAAAGAAAACATGGCTACTTGCtaagttgagagagagagagagagagagagagacggacTCAGAATTCAAAAACtcgcaaggagaagaagaagaagaagaagaagaagaagaagaacagaacCCACCAttcctactctctctctctctctttctcttccattGGAACCCACAATTTCCATCTCCAATGATTGAACAGAGTGAAGCAAAAGCAAAACAACAACAATGaagctgctgctgcttcttcttcttcttcttgttcaaaTTTTGCTTTTGCTTCTTGTACAACCAAATCCCATTTGTGTTGGCGCCACACCGACTGACCCATTTCTTTCCTCCATATCTGCTCCTCTCTCCTCGCCCATTTCTCCAATTGCTTCATCAATGGCTACCTTCACTCCGGGTACTCTCTCTCTAGACTCTTCCTTTTTCATTTCTAGCAACTGGGATTTTATCTGGGTCACGAGTGCTCCACTccgaattttgaatttcaaaaatggcCGCCAAATCGTGCATTTACTGCAATCAATTGAGTTAAATTTCTCTGATTTTATCCATTTCTTGCTGCAATTACCCATTTTTTGTTGATGTTGGTGCAAAATTTGCATGCTTTAATGTGTTAGATTCTGCCCATTTGATCAAAATTTGCGTAAACATTGGCTCTATATATTTGTTGTGGAATCAGGTATTGCAGAAGGAAGTGAAGGGCATCAAATGGGTTCACATAAGAAAATGCTAATTCCACTCATTATTACTTGCACTGCACTTGGTGTAGTTTTTTTGTCACTGTTGTGCTTGTGGATTTACCACaaaaagtttcaacacaaatCCCACAAGAAAAGTGGTCAGAGCAGCTCAGGTACTTTCACTTTTACAAACACTTTTTTGGTCCCTAAATATTGCTTCAATTTGTGGGTTTTAGTGTTTTTGTGGATTGCTGGCTGagattttgtgttttgcttggTTCTGTTTCTTTGGTTTGAATGTGAAGATGCCGAGAAGGGGCTTGCATTGGGTCCATTTGCGGGTAAATTCAATTCCATAAGGATGGTTTCTAAGAAAGGATCTGTTCCAGTAATTGAATACAAGGTACTAGAAACAGGCACCAACAATTTTTTGGATAGCAATATTATCGGTGAGGGTGGATTTGGATGCGTTTATAAGGGTCGGTTGGATGATAATTTGCTTGTTGCAGTCAAGAAACTAGACTGTGCAAATCAGGATGCTGAGAGAGAATTTGAGGTAACCTTTGTTTGACATTTTAGTTGAAGTTTTTTTATTCATCATTTGTGGATTTTATCTGGCGTTCTTGTTGTACTCAATTGAATTACCATTTGGAATTGCAGAATGAGGTGGAGTTGTTGCATAAAATTCAGCATCCAAATATAATTACCCTTTTGGGTTGCAGTATTAATGGTGACTCAAGGTTCATTGTTTATGAACTGATGTATAGCGGATCTCTGGAAACTCAATTGCACGGTAAAACAGTTGTTTCATTCTTCTATTTTTAAACTCAAGAAGGTAATCAAATGGTGCTAATATCTTTTCAAATTGTTGTAGGACCCTCTCATGGTTCCGCATTAACATGGCCCATGCGAATGAAAATTGCTCTTGATGCAGCAAGGTGAGCTTGGTTTTCTCAGTtgttttcttcttgttcttggtTCTTACATATTAACTAACATATTGGCCACTGTTGACCAGAGGGTTAGAATATCTACACGAGTACTGCAGCCCCCCAGTGATCCATAGAGATCTGAAAACATCTAATATTCTTTTAGATGCCAACTTCAATGCCAAGGTAGGGTTGTATAAATTATTGCAGTGTCTCATCTTTCCTTTTTAAATAGTAAGTTTCCATTTAAAAAATGGCTGCAATGCATTATTAGCCTCTTGCATTTAATttcactgatttttttttctctctctcatggTTGCTGGTTTCAGCTCTCTGATTTTGGTCTTGCCGTGGCTGACGGGGCCAAAAATAGTAAGAACATCAAGCTTTCTGGAACGTTGGGTTATGTTGCTCCAGAGTATCTTTTAGATGGTATGCCAACTAAACTTGTAATAATTGCAACATGTATTCTTTGAATCGCACTGATTGAATTTCAGTTTTCTTTTCGCTTAGCTAGTTGTTATCTAATTGTTCTTTGGCCCCTTGACAACAGCAATGGCACTAAGTTTGATAGAGATATTAAAAAATGTGTCTTTTAATTAAGCTATATTGGGTCCATAGCTGCACATGTTCTGCTAGTGGATGCATATTCCATTTCAGATCTGGAATAGGAAATTCCATACCTACTTGCTTTACCTCAAGCTTAATTAATCGAATTAGGGATGGTGTGAGCCATTTATGTTGAACTGGTTTGAACACGAGAGAGGAGAAAGGTAGTTGCCGGCATTCAATTTTTGGGTGACATGTTGATTTTCTGAAAAGTTTGGACTCCCATTGAAGAAAAGTTTAGCTGATTAATAGTGAAACTTTTGGTTATAGACGCGGTTATAATGCATGCTAGATTCACATGTTTAAACAAATAACAGTCACCAAAATGCACGTAGTCAGTTAAGATACCAAGCAGCATAATTTTCTGAAGTGTGGTGCAAGTTTTGCAGACTCACGGTTCCATTTTGTTGTAGAATTTGAAACATCATTAAGCTtgatctgtttatctcttccaAGTTTTGGcggtatataataaaatcactTGTGTGATTTTTCAGGTAAATTGACGGATAAGAGTGATGTCTATGCTTTTGGAGTTGTGCTTCTGGAGCTTCTACTAGGAAGAAGGCCTGTTGAAAAACTTTCACCAACTCAGTGCCAATCTATAGTCACATGGGTATGCCTTTCTTTTAACTGCTCTCCATTAAATTTATTTGCATTAATTCccactaaaaactaaaaacttcaaattcaatGATGTAATACAGGCCCTGCCTCAGCTCACTGACAGATCAAAGCTTCCAAACATTGTGGATCCCGTGATCAAAGATTCCATGGATCTGAAGCACTTATACCAGGTTTGTGAATTACAAATCCAGCCTGCTCGATTCTAATTAGCTCCGTGATAAGACTCCTGCTTGACTCTGTACATTGACTCCTCGTTCTGTGCTGAATGGACCTGAAATTTCATGCCTTGGTACAACTAATGAGTTGCAATGTGTTACTTACAGGTTGCTGCTGTTGCTGTGTTATGTGTGCAACCGGAACCAAGTTACCGCCCACTGATAACAGATGTTTTGCATTCCCTTGTTCCTCTTGTTCCGGTGGATCTCGGAGGGACTCTAAGAGTTACCCAACCTGGACCTCCGGAAAGCACCCCAGTGTCTCCTGGTCACTGATGCACGAGAAATGCTTCATGATGCTTCTACAACATTTTTGGGTGTCCACTGCTCTAATCCCTCCCCCAAATCGCTCATTGATTTGCATTTGCTAACAAAGATCTTGCTGGGAAGTTAATGCCTTCGGTTATTGCTGTGGAAGAAAGTCGCCCCGGCGGGGTGAAAAATTCTTGGGATAATTTTACACCTCTGTAAATTGAATGAATTTGGTTTAAGAAACTTGTGCATATGAGGCGCATTCGTCCAAGACGCTAGCTAATTTCAATTTTGACCCTTTTGTTTTCAGTGTATGAAATCAGCTAATTTTCTGGGGTCATTTGAATTACCTCTGGAGATCTGTTTGTTTCTCCTGAGAGTGCTTTAGGATTGTAAAAGCTATAAATAATctttttctaatgaactaaaattGTTATGGAAAGCATCAATACTACCATCTTAGGAGCATTGCCGTGAAAAAGTTCCTGGTACATGAATTAGATTCTAGCCACCAAACTAAacaaagttgaggtttcactcATGTGTGGTGGCACTTTAAACACGTGTGCAACACGTATTTAGTGACATGTAGTATGCGTGGCTATTGGACTTCATATGTAGGCTATCATATTCTGACaccaagaaagaaaatgagGTTCATTTTGAGACAAATCGGCAATAAGAGTAACCCAGCTCCTTAAACGCAACTTTGATAGAACTTCGTAATTTTTCAACGTGAGACAACATTTTACATTCTTTAGCGTAATTAAGTTCCTCCTTTTCACTTGGACGACCTTTATTGGGTAATCCCAAAATTTTGACCTTGGTGTGGCCACTGGTAAGTCTACACTTCTAGAAAACACGTCTAAGTGGCAAGGTAATAATGTTTCATGATGAATTTTATATGAAACAAAATCCATCTATGTTGCTTTTCGTAATTGCTCTTTTTTGTATGATTGGAGGAAAACACagctttttttatttgcaaaattTGGAATGCATATATGGATTCCATATTTCAACCAGACAAGACTGCACCCTAGTCAAAAGAAACTCATATAAGTTTTTTCATAAGGTTAAACTGATACATCTGAAGTCTCGTGTTCAGTTTTCCCTTCTTTAAATAGTGACGTCTCATATGTGCCATTCTAGCTACTTGGATTGACTTTTGAAAAATTTAATGGTGATGGGGCAAAGTAGAACGTCAAACATCGATCAATGGATCACATCattacttttgagaaatgatatgGAGTTCGATCGTATTTTTAGGGGCATTACATCAGTTAAACCTTACAATTTTGGCTGCAAACTTTCCTATCCAGTAACAATATGGGAGGTGATTTCCGcacaatttttttgttcttaCTCTACACACATCTATTTAGTTTTGTCCCCCGATTCTATATAGATTTAACCTATCTACAGAAATCATTTCCTTGAGAATTTGTGTACAAAGTGAAAGCATACGATCAAGAACATTAAGTAGTGAATTAAGCCCTCATGATTCACGATCTCATAATTGTTTCCAACTGTATATCTCCGGGGACTAATAATATAACAATCTTAATAGAGACTTGCAGAGGATTTGTATGCCCATAACACAATGAAAACAAAGATTTGCAGAGGATTCATATGATCTTAAAGCAATGAAAACCAAAAATTTTTCGTGTTCTTTTCTACTGGTCTTTGGGGTTGACATGTTGCTTGCTAGGGTTCTTCTCCTCCTTCATTGCCATTGCCTTGTGATCACTTCGGTTACGAACTAGCCTATAATTATGCAGATGGTGGATTGTCTGCGTCCCGGGTTCAAACCCAACCCCCCTTcttgaataaaaataaactacCTCTAATTATGAACTAGTGAATCTATGAGTTTAGTGATCTGGAGCAGCTGTTTATGTAGAACAGAACATTTGTGGTGGCCCATCTCACCCTAAAGCACAAGTAGATTAATCATAAATGAGTGAACAAGTAGGTTCTTCTATGAGATAGAAGAACACAAACATTATTCCCAACAGTAATCCCCAGCGTACTGATCTTTTGACAGTTCTTTATTCTATGGTCTTTTATCTTCCTCAGCAAAGTTAAAGTAAAAGGGACCATATACGTGccagattttaattaaatattgttGGCAACTATAAAGtaatgatcttcaaatgaataT
Above is a window of Malus sylvestris chromosome 15, drMalSylv7.2, whole genome shotgun sequence DNA encoding:
- the LOC126605533 gene encoding probable receptor-like protein kinase At1g80640 isoform X2 — translated: MKLLLLLLLLLVQILLLLLVQPNPICVGATPTDPFLSSISAPLSSPISPIASSMATFTPEGSEGHQMGSHKKMLIPLIITCTALGVVFLSLLCLWIYHKKFQHKSHKKSGQSSSDAEKGLALGPFAGKFNSIRMVSKKGSVPVIEYKVLETGTNNFLDSNIIGEGGFGCVYKGRLDDNLLVAVKKLDCANQDAEREFENEVELLHKIQHPNIITLLGCSINGDSRFIVYELMYSGSLETQLHGPSHGSALTWPMRMKIALDAARGLEYLHEYCSPPVIHRDLKTSNILLDANFNAKLSDFGLAVADGAKNSKNIKLSGTLGYVAPEYLLDGKLTDKSDVYAFGVVLLELLLGRRPVEKLSPTQCQSIVTWALPQLTDRSKLPNIVDPVIKDSMDLKHLYQVAAVAVLCVQPEPSYRPLITDVLHSLVPLVPVDLGGTLRVTQPGPPESTPVSPGH
- the LOC126605533 gene encoding probable receptor-like protein kinase At1g80640 isoform X1 — encoded protein: MKLLLLLLLLLVQILLLLLVQPNPICVGATPTDPFLSSISAPLSSPISPIASSMATFTPGIAEGSEGHQMGSHKKMLIPLIITCTALGVVFLSLLCLWIYHKKFQHKSHKKSGQSSSDAEKGLALGPFAGKFNSIRMVSKKGSVPVIEYKVLETGTNNFLDSNIIGEGGFGCVYKGRLDDNLLVAVKKLDCANQDAEREFENEVELLHKIQHPNIITLLGCSINGDSRFIVYELMYSGSLETQLHGPSHGSALTWPMRMKIALDAARGLEYLHEYCSPPVIHRDLKTSNILLDANFNAKLSDFGLAVADGAKNSKNIKLSGTLGYVAPEYLLDGKLTDKSDVYAFGVVLLELLLGRRPVEKLSPTQCQSIVTWALPQLTDRSKLPNIVDPVIKDSMDLKHLYQVAAVAVLCVQPEPSYRPLITDVLHSLVPLVPVDLGGTLRVTQPGPPESTPVSPGH